Proteins from a single region of Amycolatopsis sp. CA-230715:
- a CDS encoding HAD-IIIC family phosphatase has product MTEPVKCLVWDLDDTLWQGVVLEGDDATPFPAAVAALRELDERGILHATASRGDHATAVAHLDRVGLRELFTVVEVGWGAKSASVRRVADLLNLGTGSFAFIDNDPVERAEVVAALPEVRAYAAEQAGSLPDLAEFQPVTRTAESARRRQLYQVEAGRRAAEQAHDGTAPEFLASLDLTMVIRRATATDLARAHELTVRTHQLNTTGLTFDEDELHRLSSSPDHEVLVAELTDRFGPYGTIGLALTERSGTTTTIKLLLTSCRVASRGAGAALIEQVVRRSLAEGRRTLAEFAPTEVNRIMLVTLRFAGFEVDRDTGDRLLLAHRGEPVSRSGHIRVRTETAH; this is encoded by the coding sequence GTGACCGAACCGGTCAAGTGCCTGGTCTGGGATCTCGACGACACGCTGTGGCAGGGGGTGGTGCTGGAAGGCGACGACGCGACGCCGTTTCCCGCCGCCGTCGCCGCGCTGCGCGAGCTGGACGAACGCGGGATCCTGCACGCCACCGCGAGCCGAGGGGACCACGCGACGGCCGTGGCGCACCTCGACCGGGTGGGGCTGCGCGAGCTGTTCACCGTGGTGGAGGTCGGCTGGGGCGCCAAGTCCGCGTCGGTTCGCCGCGTCGCGGACCTGCTGAACCTCGGTACCGGCAGCTTCGCCTTCATCGACAACGATCCCGTCGAACGCGCCGAGGTCGTGGCGGCGCTGCCCGAGGTACGGGCGTACGCCGCCGAACAGGCGGGCTCGCTCCCGGACCTGGCGGAGTTCCAGCCGGTGACGCGCACCGCGGAATCGGCCCGGCGGCGGCAGCTGTACCAGGTGGAGGCTGGCAGGCGCGCGGCGGAACAGGCGCACGACGGCACCGCGCCGGAGTTCCTCGCCTCGCTGGACCTCACGATGGTGATCCGCAGGGCGACCGCCACCGATCTGGCCAGGGCGCACGAGCTGACCGTGCGGACCCACCAGCTCAACACGACCGGTCTCACCTTCGACGAGGACGAGCTGCACCGGTTGTCCTCCTCGCCCGATCACGAGGTGCTGGTCGCCGAGCTCACCGACCGATTCGGCCCGTACGGGACCATCGGGCTGGCGCTGACCGAGCGGAGCGGCACGACCACCACGATCAAGCTGCTGCTCACCTCCTGCCGGGTGGCCTCCCGCGGCGCGGGCGCGGCCCTGATCGAGCAGGTCGTGCGGCGCTCGCTGGCCGAGGGGCGGCGCACGCTCGCGGAGTTCGCGCCCACCGAGGTCAACCGGATCATGCTGGTCACGCTGCGGTTCGCCGGGTTCGAGGTGGACCGGGACACGGGCGACCGGCTGCTGCTGGCGCACCGAGGCGAGCCGGTTTCGCGGTCAGGGCACATCCGGGTGCGGACCGAAACCGCGCACTGA
- a CDS encoding acyl-CoA dehydrogenase family protein, which produces MELGEFDATAWDERGVLPLEAREAVAGAGWLGTDIPVEYGGGGGSQRELGELCAEVGAVCGSVRALITVQGMVSAAIGRWGTDAQRADLLPALAAGDQLAGFAATEAGAGTELSAVDTRLERDGDQLVVTGEKRWITFGQEATVFLVLGSLDGALATVLVEADRAGVRAEPVRGQLGLRAAMIAHVRFDGVRVPMENLVAPAGFGLSHVVATALDHGRFTVAWGCAGMAAACVDDAAAHTTRRRQRGTPLASHELVRSVLARMAVDATAARQLCAAAASARDAKEPGAVAATVMAKYAAARAAASASQDAVQLLGSAGCAPDSRAGRFFRDAKVMQIIEGSDQVSELHIAEHLLRQHRAEGVA; this is translated from the coding sequence ATGGAGCTGGGGGAGTTCGACGCCACCGCCTGGGACGAGCGCGGGGTGCTGCCGCTGGAGGCGCGCGAAGCGGTCGCGGGCGCGGGCTGGCTCGGCACCGACATCCCCGTCGAATACGGCGGCGGCGGTGGCTCGCAACGGGAACTGGGGGAGCTGTGCGCCGAGGTCGGTGCCGTGTGCGGCTCGGTCCGCGCGCTGATCACCGTGCAGGGCATGGTGTCCGCCGCGATCGGCCGCTGGGGGACCGACGCGCAGCGGGCGGACTTGCTGCCCGCGCTGGCGGCGGGGGACCAGCTCGCCGGCTTCGCCGCGACCGAAGCGGGTGCCGGCACCGAACTGTCCGCTGTGGACACGCGGCTCGAACGGGACGGTGACCAGCTCGTCGTGACGGGCGAGAAGCGCTGGATCACCTTCGGCCAGGAGGCGACGGTGTTCCTGGTGCTCGGCAGCCTCGACGGGGCACTCGCCACCGTGCTCGTCGAGGCGGATCGGGCGGGGGTGCGTGCCGAACCGGTGCGCGGGCAGCTCGGGCTGCGCGCCGCGATGATCGCGCACGTGCGGTTCGACGGTGTGCGGGTGCCGATGGAGAACTTGGTGGCACCAGCCGGTTTCGGACTGTCCCATGTGGTCGCCACGGCGCTGGACCACGGCCGCTTCACCGTCGCCTGGGGCTGCGCCGGGATGGCGGCCGCCTGCGTCGACGACGCGGCCGCGCACACCACCAGGCGCCGTCAGCGCGGGACACCGCTCGCCTCGCACGAGCTGGTCCGATCGGTACTGGCCAGGATGGCGGTGGACGCGACCGCCGCGCGGCAGCTGTGCGCGGCCGCGGCGAGCGCGCGCGACGCCAAGGAACCGGGTGCGGTCGCCGCCACCGTCATGGCCAAGTACGCGGCCGCGCGGGCGGCGGCTTCGGCGAGCCAGGACGCCGTGCAGCTGCTCGGGTCCGCGGGCTGCGCGCCGGACAGCAGGGCTGGCCGGTTCTTCCGCGACGCCAAGGTCATGCAGATCATCGAGGGCTCGGACCAGGTGTCCGAGCTGCACATCGCCGAACACCTGCTGCGGCAGCACCGAGCCGAGGGGGTCGCGTGA
- a CDS encoding acyl carrier protein, giving the protein MQTEVPIEVVRARLLEFVNSLVNTELDPDDDYFAQGLISSLVALELVTFVEHRFAITVEVADLDLDNFRTVNRLAAFVLAKTGA; this is encoded by the coding sequence ATGCAGACCGAGGTTCCGATCGAGGTGGTGCGCGCCCGGTTGCTGGAGTTCGTCAACTCCCTCGTCAACACCGAGCTCGATCCCGACGACGACTACTTCGCACAGGGCCTGATCAGCTCGCTGGTGGCGCTGGAGCTGGTGACCTTCGTGGAGCACCGCTTCGCGATCACCGTCGAGGTGGCCGACCTCGATCTCGACAACTTCCGCACGGTGAACCGGTTGGCCGCGTTCGTGCTCGCCAAGACGGGCGCCTGA
- a CDS encoding non-ribosomal peptide synthetase, with the protein MEAVAVVGAAFALPGGLRTFDALHTALAAGFDAVGPPAEERVVNAGGESDVDYLRIGYLDRVDLFDHGFFGLSLGESELMDPHQRISLQLVHEALEHAGYAPSRLRGSDTSVIVSAPNPSYAGLYAGEDARQILGSLPAAAAARIAYLFDFTGPAFVVDTACSGSLNAVAMAVAQLRAGRTEMAVCGGFSVESVLMPEHDHEPLPGVVSRAGVCRPFDSAADGTIGGEGGGFVVLKRLSSALAAQDTVLAVLTGVAVNHNGARAVGMSAPSSSAQAEVIRAAHREAGVRPEDIGYVEAHGSGTPLGDVVEVAGLAEAFSAGPPAIGSVKGNFGHLDHAAGIAGLLKVICALRTGTRYPTAHFERPNPAFSAPVVVDTEPARWEGPRRAGLSSFGLTGTNVHVVVEQAPVRAHVVDDETPRLVTISAKTPAALEEYLRALADFTDGTGHPLAQIAAVLNEGRDDHACRRAFVARDTGELTSALRLATPPEQPSPAGTPVVLLFSGDGEQWTRQLERHELVRSLGIDDSRMVGSGTGNLAVRVARGRITRAEAEAAAAGLSPEVDAEGLRRAVRGFVADGAVLLEMGEDGILSREIAALEPGLPIVRLLAGDGPLRALAELYELGVDIDWSAHYADGRPPRIDAPTYPFEPVPCWVPRAETAGKPRAAGENLEQAVAAIWTRVLKSTGIGPDSDYFELGGTSIAGITLIREFEAELGVRLGFAELYENRTVRALAELIAGRRATDPEDWSIPVLPRGGPLPISVGQEQLWYLDRLAPGTPLYNIPTDLRYRGPLDVDALRGAFADLAARHEIMRTRIVADENGRPYALADLPAGDLRVVDLTSAGARELSAAMRQEAVEPFDLATGPLVRAVLFAVSEHDHQLLCTWHHIAFDGWSPRVFLRDLTEFYTARVEGRAAVLPDLPAQYPDFAGWQRARLDDVRARGLEFWRARLADLPTRELPLDRPRPAVESHAGALLEFTLDHERADRLREFSATAGVTTFVTALALFDTVLYLWAGHEDVVVGAATTGRVNPATHELIGYFNNLLPFRTRLDGRPGFREVVRRCAETVAGALDHEEVPFADIVADLQPRRDSSRHPLFTVAYTHQNTATHSAELPGLAVSVPEEGGFGIAEGTAKFDLTLGLSDQDGGPMRGYLEYATDLFDESTMAAVSALFRQIAAEAVDHPDRPLDELARGDHRTVAELVLARARRQPDRHAVVDGDRVRTYRELVGAAAALSRRLVEAGAGPETVVPVVVGRGARLAVAWLGVLGAGAAFAPIDPAVPAARRDDIIASLDPPVVVADAGTDAGGRPVLIPDDASDGPLAFPRDATARGLAYVAHTSGSTGRPNGCEIEHRGLLNLVHWYGRETRLSDGDRVAQFYAPAFDGAIMEVLSALAHGATVHFVHEVLSTPAELARSLREDGISVAAMPTALAELLIAEQPGLPALRVLGAGGDRLRARPPAGAAYRMLNLYGPTECTVVSLCGAVDPTGDDLPGLGHPVTGTTAYVLGPRAERVAPGVTGELYLGGASLGRGYRGLPGLTASRFVADPFGPPGARMYRSGDLASIRPDGTIAFHGRADQQLSLRGHRVEPAEVERALTAQHGVRESVVIADEHVAGVPRLVAHVAGDRLPAEEELLAALGAELPSYLVPARIVRHRVLPRTVNGKLERAGLGDGGGEPMSALTDAERVLGGIWAELLGRESIGPDEDFFRIGGDSILSVGVAARAARAGLAITAQDVLRYPTLRRLAEAVSPAAPPAATADSGPIPLTPLMLDLLDAVEPFSPGAPEFVVAEVLEVEPGIEVDRLCAAFAELVRVHEPLRYRFRRNRLGWRIEPGEASAESVVDTAVLPPVTPDEERAVLAADIAELAGDVDLGRGPLLRARYYRRGADRGGVVLLVLHHFAHDEISTVPLLEDLNGALTGNGDTAVRPAAWRDWTRLLAGLAQSDELAGELGYWTGVLRRGAAEVRPASADGEPGVLSRVVPGERLAELLSVAGPTSREASLCAVACGWSRWRGEPGAYLSTVGHGTPSAFRPGDRSRSVGWFTNVFPVHLPVDPATNPAEALSGTTEVLRSVPNDGVGYGVLRRFSPQTPAVQELRALPDPVVLVEHKTSGLNPIRLGGPVSIGTAPIQHQALRPLVALRPLVIVTGVVDGRTEIHLVHSGRFSAKDADVLADRLAEAFAELGAGA; encoded by the coding sequence ATGGAAGCCGTGGCGGTGGTCGGGGCGGCGTTCGCGCTGCCCGGCGGACTGCGCACCTTCGACGCGTTGCACACCGCGCTGGCGGCAGGCTTCGACGCGGTCGGCCCGCCGGCGGAGGAGCGCGTCGTCAACGCGGGCGGTGAGTCCGATGTGGACTACCTCCGGATCGGCTACCTGGACCGGGTGGACCTGTTCGACCACGGTTTCTTCGGCCTCTCCCTCGGCGAGAGCGAGCTGATGGACCCGCACCAGCGGATCAGCCTGCAGCTCGTGCACGAGGCGCTGGAGCACGCCGGTTACGCGCCGTCCCGGCTGCGCGGTTCGGACACGTCGGTGATCGTGAGCGCGCCGAACCCGTCCTACGCCGGCCTGTACGCGGGTGAGGACGCTCGGCAGATCCTGGGTTCGCTCCCGGCGGCCGCGGCGGCGCGCATCGCCTACCTCTTCGACTTCACGGGACCGGCGTTCGTGGTGGACACCGCGTGCAGCGGTAGCCTGAACGCGGTGGCGATGGCCGTGGCGCAGCTCCGCGCCGGGCGGACGGAAATGGCCGTGTGCGGCGGTTTCAGCGTGGAGTCGGTGCTGATGCCCGAGCACGATCACGAACCGTTGCCGGGGGTCGTTTCCCGTGCCGGGGTGTGCCGCCCGTTCGACTCGGCCGCGGACGGCACGATCGGGGGCGAGGGCGGCGGATTCGTTGTACTGAAACGGCTTTCGTCGGCACTCGCCGCGCAGGACACCGTGCTCGCGGTGCTCACCGGCGTCGCGGTGAACCACAACGGTGCCCGCGCGGTGGGCATGAGCGCGCCCAGTTCGTCCGCGCAGGCGGAGGTGATCAGGGCGGCGCACCGCGAAGCGGGCGTCCGCCCCGAGGACATCGGTTACGTCGAGGCGCACGGTTCGGGCACCCCGCTCGGGGACGTGGTCGAGGTCGCCGGTCTGGCGGAAGCGTTCTCCGCCGGTCCGCCCGCGATCGGTTCGGTCAAAGGGAACTTCGGCCATCTCGACCACGCCGCCGGGATCGCCGGGCTGCTCAAGGTGATCTGCGCGCTGCGCACCGGAACGCGGTACCCGACCGCGCACTTCGAGCGGCCCAACCCGGCGTTCTCCGCGCCGGTCGTGGTGGACACCGAACCGGCCCGCTGGGAAGGACCTCGGCGGGCCGGGCTCAGCTCCTTCGGGCTCACCGGGACGAACGTGCACGTAGTGGTGGAACAGGCGCCGGTACGAGCGCACGTCGTCGACGACGAGACGCCGAGACTGGTCACCATTTCCGCGAAAACCCCGGCGGCGCTGGAGGAATACCTGCGCGCGCTGGCCGACTTCACCGACGGGACCGGCCATCCGCTCGCGCAGATCGCGGCGGTGCTCAACGAAGGGCGCGACGATCACGCCTGCCGCCGGGCCTTCGTCGCGCGAGACACCGGTGAACTGACCTCGGCGCTTCGGCTGGCTACACCGCCGGAACAGCCATCGCCCGCGGGGACGCCGGTGGTGCTGCTGTTCTCCGGCGACGGCGAGCAGTGGACGCGGCAGCTGGAGCGGCACGAACTGGTGCGGTCCCTCGGCATCGACGATTCGAGGATGGTCGGCAGCGGCACCGGAAATCTCGCGGTGCGGGTCGCGCGAGGCCGGATCACGCGCGCCGAGGCCGAAGCGGCGGCCGCGGGCCTGTCCCCGGAGGTCGACGCCGAAGGCCTGCGCCGGGCCGTGCGAGGGTTCGTGGCCGACGGTGCGGTGCTGCTCGAAATGGGCGAGGACGGGATCCTCTCCCGGGAGATCGCGGCGCTCGAACCGGGCTTGCCGATCGTCCGCCTGCTCGCGGGCGACGGGCCGCTGCGCGCGCTCGCCGAACTCTACGAGCTCGGCGTGGACATCGACTGGTCCGCGCACTACGCGGACGGCAGGCCACCGCGGATCGACGCGCCGACCTACCCGTTCGAACCGGTTCCCTGCTGGGTTCCGCGCGCGGAAACCGCCGGAAAACCGCGAGCGGCGGGCGAAAACCTCGAACAGGCCGTCGCGGCGATCTGGACCCGCGTGCTCAAGTCCACCGGTATCGGCCCGGATTCCGACTACTTCGAGCTGGGCGGCACCTCGATCGCGGGCATCACGCTGATCCGGGAGTTCGAGGCCGAACTGGGGGTCCGGCTCGGCTTCGCCGAGCTGTACGAGAACCGCACGGTCCGCGCGCTCGCGGAGCTGATCGCCGGGCGGCGTGCGACGGATCCGGAGGACTGGTCGATACCGGTGCTCCCGCGCGGGGGACCGCTGCCGATTTCGGTCGGCCAGGAACAGCTCTGGTACCTCGACCGGCTGGCGCCGGGGACACCGCTCTACAACATCCCCACCGATCTGCGGTACCGCGGCCCGCTGGACGTCGACGCGCTGCGAGGCGCCTTCGCCGATCTGGCGGCGAGGCACGAGATCATGCGAACCAGGATCGTGGCCGACGAGAACGGCCGCCCGTACGCGCTCGCCGACCTGCCCGCCGGGGACCTGCGGGTCGTCGACCTGACCTCGGCCGGTGCGCGGGAACTGTCGGCGGCGATGCGGCAAGAGGCGGTGGAGCCGTTCGATCTCGCCACCGGGCCACTGGTGCGCGCCGTGCTGTTCGCCGTGTCCGAACACGACCACCAGCTGCTGTGCACGTGGCACCACATCGCGTTCGACGGCTGGTCGCCGCGCGTGTTCCTGCGCGATCTCACCGAGTTCTACACCGCGCGGGTGGAGGGCAGGGCGGCGGTGCTGCCGGACCTGCCCGCGCAGTACCCGGATTTCGCGGGCTGGCAGCGGGCACGGCTCGACGATGTCCGCGCGCGGGGACTGGAGTTCTGGCGTGCGCGGCTGGCCGACCTGCCGACCAGGGAGCTGCCGCTGGACAGGCCGCGGCCCGCGGTCGAGTCGCACGCGGGCGCCCTGCTCGAATTCACGCTGGACCACGAGCGGGCGGACCGGTTGCGCGAGTTCAGCGCGACGGCGGGGGTGACCACGTTCGTCACCGCGCTGGCCCTGTTCGACACGGTTCTATACCTGTGGGCCGGGCACGAGGACGTGGTGGTCGGCGCCGCCACGACCGGCCGGGTCAATCCGGCGACCCACGAGCTCATCGGCTACTTCAACAACCTGCTGCCGTTCCGCACCCGGCTCGACGGCCGTCCCGGCTTCCGCGAAGTCGTTCGCCGGTGCGCCGAAACCGTGGCGGGCGCGCTCGACCACGAAGAGGTGCCCTTCGCCGATATCGTGGCCGATCTGCAGCCGCGGCGGGACTCGTCCCGCCACCCGCTGTTCACGGTGGCCTACACGCACCAGAACACCGCGACCCATTCCGCCGAACTGCCGGGGCTGGCGGTGTCCGTTCCGGAGGAGGGCGGCTTCGGGATAGCCGAGGGCACGGCGAAGTTCGACCTCACGCTCGGACTGTCCGATCAGGACGGTGGCCCGATGCGGGGCTACCTCGAGTACGCCACCGATCTGTTCGACGAGTCCACCATGGCCGCGGTTTCGGCGTTGTTCCGCCAGATCGCCGCCGAGGCGGTGGACCACCCCGACCGCCCGCTGGACGAGCTGGCGCGCGGGGACCACCGCACGGTCGCCGAGCTGGTGCTGGCGCGGGCGCGGCGGCAGCCGGATCGCCACGCCGTCGTCGACGGCGATCGGGTCCGCACCTATCGCGAGCTCGTCGGCGCGGCGGCGGCGCTGTCCCGTCGGCTCGTCGAGGCCGGAGCCGGGCCGGAGACGGTGGTGCCGGTCGTGGTCGGCCGCGGTGCCCGGCTGGCGGTCGCCTGGCTCGGCGTGCTGGGCGCCGGAGCCGCCTTCGCCCCGATCGATCCCGCGGTGCCCGCCGCACGGCGGGACGACATCATCGCCTCGCTCGACCCGCCGGTGGTCGTCGCGGACGCCGGGACCGACGCGGGCGGACGGCCGGTGCTGATCCCGGACGACGCGTCGGACGGACCGCTCGCGTTCCCCCGCGACGCGACCGCGCGCGGTCTCGCCTACGTGGCGCACACTTCCGGCTCCACCGGGCGGCCGAACGGCTGCGAAATCGAACACCGCGGCCTGCTGAACCTGGTGCACTGGTACGGCAGGGAAACCCGGTTGTCCGATGGCGACCGCGTGGCACAGTTCTACGCCCCGGCTTTCGACGGCGCGATAATGGAGGTGCTGTCCGCGCTCGCGCACGGCGCGACCGTCCACTTTGTCCACGAGGTGCTGAGCACGCCGGCCGAGCTGGCTCGTTCGCTGCGCGAAGACGGCATCTCGGTGGCGGCGATGCCGACCGCGTTGGCGGAACTGCTGATCGCCGAGCAGCCGGGCCTTCCCGCGCTGCGGGTGCTCGGGGCGGGCGGCGACCGGTTGCGCGCGCGGCCCCCGGCAGGCGCGGCGTACCGGATGCTGAACCTGTACGGCCCCACCGAATGCACGGTGGTGTCCCTGTGCGGAGCGGTCGACCCGACCGGCGACGACCTGCCCGGCCTCGGTCACCCCGTCACCGGAACCACTGCCTACGTGCTCGGGCCCCGCGCTGAACGGGTGGCGCCGGGGGTGACCGGGGAGCTGTACCTCGGCGGGGCCTCGCTGGGGCGCGGTTATCGCGGCCTGCCGGGACTGACGGCGAGCCGGTTCGTCGCCGACCCGTTCGGCCCGCCCGGTGCCCGGATGTACCGCAGCGGTGATCTCGCTTCGATCCGCCCCGACGGCACGATCGCGTTCCACGGCCGCGCGGATCAGCAACTGTCCCTTCGAGGGCACCGGGTGGAACCCGCCGAGGTGGAGCGCGCGCTGACCGCGCAGCACGGGGTGCGGGAATCGGTGGTGATCGCCGACGAGCACGTGGCGGGCGTTCCGCGGCTGGTCGCCCACGTCGCCGGTGACCGGTTACCGGCCGAGGAGGAACTGCTCGCGGCGCTCGGCGCGGAGCTGCCGTCCTACCTGGTCCCGGCCCGGATCGTGCGGCACCGCGTGCTGCCGAGAACGGTGAACGGAAAGCTCGAACGCGCAGGGCTCGGTGACGGAGGGGGAGAACCGATGAGCGCACTCACGGATGCGGAACGGGTGCTCGGCGGGATCTGGGCCGAGCTGCTCGGTCGCGAATCGATCGGACCCGACGAGGACTTCTTCCGGATCGGCGGTGACTCCATCCTGAGCGTCGGCGTCGCGGCGAGGGCGGCAAGGGCCGGGCTCGCGATCACCGCGCAGGACGTCCTGCGGTACCCGACCCTGCGAAGACTCGCGGAGGCGGTGTCGCCCGCCGCACCGCCCGCAGCCACTGCGGACAGCGGCCCGATCCCGCTCACCCCGCTCATGCTCGACCTGCTCGACGCGGTCGAACCGTTCTCACCGGGGGCGCCCGAGTTCGTGGTGGCCGAGGTGTTGGAGGTCGAGCCCGGTATCGAGGTGGACCGGCTGTGCGCGGCCTTCGCGGAACTCGTCCGGGTACACGAGCCGCTGCGGTACCGCTTCCGCCGCAACCGGCTCGGCTGGCGGATCGAACCGGGCGAGGCCAGTGCCGAGTCCGTTGTGGACACCGCGGTGCTGCCGCCGGTGACCCCGGACGAGGAGCGGGCGGTGCTCGCCGCGGACATCGCCGAACTCGCCGGGGACGTCGACCTCGGGCGCGGGCCGTTGCTCCGCGCCCGCTACTACCGCCGGGGCGCCGATCGCGGCGGAGTGGTCCTGCTGGTGCTGCACCACTTCGCGCACGACGAGATTTCCACCGTGCCGCTGCTCGAAGACCTCAACGGGGCGCTGACCGGGAACGGTGACACGGCGGTGCGGCCCGCGGCGTGGCGGGACTGGACCCGGTTGCTGGCCGGTCTGGCGCAGAGCGACGAACTGGCCGGGGAACTCGGCTACTGGACCGGTGTGCTGCGCCGGGGCGCGGCGGAGGTGCGACCGGCGAGCGCGGACGGCGAGCCGGGCGTGCTCAGCAGGGTGGTGCCCGGCGAACGGCTGGCGGAGCTGCTGTCGGTGGCGGGCCCCACCAGCCGGGAGGCCTCGTTGTGCGCGGTGGCCTGCGGCTGGTCCCGCTGGCGCGGCGAACCGGGCGCGTACCTGTCGACGGTCGGCCACGGCACCCCGTCCGCGTTCCGGCCGGGGGACCGGTCGCGCTCGGTCGGCTGGTTCACCAACGTCTTCCCGGTGCACCTCCCGGTCGATCCCGCCACCAACCCCGCCGAAGCGCTGTCGGGAACCACCGAGGTGCTCCGCTCGGTGCCGAACGACGGCGTGGGCTACGGCGTGCTGCGCCGGTTCAGCCCGCAGACGCCCGCGGTGCAGGAACTCCGGGCCCTGCCCGATCCCGTGGTGCTGGTGGAGCACAAGACCAGCGGGCTCAACCCGATCCGGCTCGGCGGGCCGGTGTCGATCGGGACGGCGCCGATCCAGCACCAGGCACTCCGGCCGCTGGTGGCGCTGCGCCCGCTGGTCATCGTCACCGGTGTGGTCGACGGGCGGACCGAGATCCACCTCGTCCATAGTGGACGGTTCAGCGCGAAGGACGCGGACGTGCTCGCCGATCGGCTGGCCGAGGCGTTCGCGGAACTGGGCGCGGGCGCATGA
- a CDS encoding 3-oxoacyl-ACP synthase, which yields MTAPLAVRAVADFLPETVAAVAELPELAELPEDRRRVCLELGIDRIRADPRYDAVGLAAGAAGKVLAETGASPGALVVIGSRAPERLMSSEATRLQALLGLGDALTFSVGGLGCVSLTPALLVARGLLAADPALDEVLVVHGSKPPTPRRYRHPVTVSGDGGQAVLLSRTGPVRVLDIVQVTNGAYWDLYTVDFRDRAQADWSEECADLRRYSFTLATEGRVRLRELHRELLARNGMSTTDVACYVSQNLSAGSLRFTEEALGIRLSAACSGNLASHGHLGPNDILLNLSAAIANGELPPGSRAVVLNASPVAAWSLLLVEHAGDEAKTHYL from the coding sequence ATGACCGCGCCGTTGGCGGTCCGCGCCGTCGCCGACTTCCTGCCGGAGACGGTGGCCGCGGTCGCCGAGCTGCCGGAACTCGCCGAGCTGCCCGAAGACCGGCGGCGGGTGTGCCTGGAACTCGGCATCGACCGGATCCGCGCGGATCCGCGCTACGACGCGGTGGGGTTGGCGGCGGGTGCGGCGGGGAAGGTGCTCGCCGAGACCGGTGCGTCGCCGGGTGCGCTCGTGGTGATCGGCTCGCGCGCCCCGGAGCGGCTGATGAGCTCCGAGGCCACCAGGCTCCAGGCCCTGCTCGGCCTCGGTGACGCGCTCACCTTCTCGGTCGGCGGCCTTGGCTGCGTCTCGCTCACCCCCGCGCTGCTCGTCGCGCGCGGGCTGCTCGCCGCCGATCCGGCGCTCGACGAGGTGCTGGTCGTGCACGGCAGCAAACCGCCGACGCCGAGGCGGTACCGGCATCCGGTCACGGTGAGCGGTGACGGCGGGCAGGCCGTGCTGCTGTCCAGAACCGGCCCGGTGCGGGTGCTCGACATCGTGCAGGTCACCAACGGCGCCTACTGGGACCTGTACACAGTGGACTTCCGTGATCGCGCGCAGGCCGACTGGAGCGAGGAATGCGCCGATCTGCGGCGCTACTCGTTCACCCTCGCGACGGAAGGGCGGGTGCGGCTGCGCGAACTGCACCGGGAGCTGCTCGCCAGGAACGGAATGTCCACAACGGACGTAGCCTGCTACGTCAGCCAGAACCTCTCGGCGGGCTCGCTGCGGTTCACCGAGGAGGCACTCGGGATTCGGCTGTCGGCGGCCTGCTCCGGCAATCTCGCGTCCCACGGCCACCTCGGCCCGAACGACATCCTGCTCAACCTGTCCGCCGCCATCGCGAACGGAGAGCTGCCGCCCGGCTCGCGCGCGGTGGTGCTCAACGCCAGCCCGGTCGCGGCGTGGAGCCTGCTGCTGGTCGAACACGCCGGCGACGAAGCCAAAACGCACTACCTGTAG
- a CDS encoding 3-hydroxyacyl-CoA dehydrogenase family protein encodes MADYAVLGGGTMGCGVAQCVAAAGGFVTVFEPVAAAREAGPDRIRAGVRLARMLRRDDLDPDEVLGRIRWTDRWDQLGMPEFVLECVPERLPVKEEVLRAADEHSAPGAVLASCTSAIPVDHMAGWVGDPGRVIGTHFMNPAPLKDTVEVANGPRTSPDTLRRTTELLDLLGKKAIVVGDGPGFVSNRVLMLTVNEAAAVVHQGTADAATVDAVFQECFGHRMGPLRTADLIGLDTIVDTLVVLREFTGDPRFEPSPLLAELVAAGNLGEKSGRGFHRSARSHLSS; translated from the coding sequence ATGGCCGACTACGCGGTTCTCGGTGGCGGCACGATGGGCTGCGGTGTGGCGCAGTGCGTCGCTGCGGCGGGCGGTTTCGTGACGGTGTTCGAACCGGTAGCCGCGGCACGGGAAGCCGGGCCGGACCGGATCCGCGCGGGGGTTCGCCTCGCGCGGATGCTGCGCCGCGACGACCTCGATCCGGACGAGGTGCTGGGCCGCATCCGCTGGACCGATCGCTGGGACCAGCTCGGGATGCCGGAGTTCGTGCTCGAATGCGTGCCGGAACGCTTGCCCGTCAAGGAAGAAGTGCTGCGCGCGGCCGACGAGCACAGTGCGCCGGGGGCCGTGCTCGCGTCCTGCACTTCGGCGATCCCGGTCGACCACATGGCGGGCTGGGTCGGTGATCCCGGCCGGGTGATCGGCACGCACTTCATGAACCCGGCGCCGCTCAAGGACACCGTCGAGGTGGCCAACGGGCCCCGCACCTCGCCGGACACCTTGCGGCGCACCACGGAACTGCTCGACCTGCTCGGCAAGAAGGCCATCGTGGTGGGTGACGGCCCGGGGTTCGTCTCCAACCGGGTGCTGATGCTCACCGTCAACGAGGCGGCCGCCGTGGTGCACCAGGGCACCGCCGACGCGGCCACCGTGGACGCGGTGTTCCAGGAGTGCTTCGGGCACCGGATGGGACCGTTGCGCACCGCCGACCTGATCGGGCTCGACACCATCGTCGACACCTTGGTGGTGTTGCGGGAGTTCACCGGCGACCCGCGGTTCGAGCCGAGTCCGTTGCTGGCCGAGCTGGTGGCGGCGGGGAACCTCGGGGAGAAGAGCGGGCGCGGATTCCACCGTTCCGCGCGGAGCCACCTGTCTTCCTGA